Genomic segment of Maricaulis maris:
GTGACCGGAATTTCAGGACACCACAATCCTCGAGCAGCCTGTCGATTTGCGCGCGTGCTGCGCTATCCAGAGGCGTGCGGCGGGGATAGAGCGGCGCCGCAGTGTCGCGATCATTGACCCATGGCGCATCCCAAAGCTCGGTCGCCTGGATGAAGGCCCGGGCGCGGGCTTGGCCGCCGGTCTCGAGGCAGCCAGCCAGACAGGTATCGACATAGGTCTGTGGAATGGGGTGGTTGGCGTCGGCCCTGACCTGCTCGCGATTGACCACGATCCAGTAACGCCCCTCCGGCAGGTCGGAGCGATCCTCGCCGGCGGGGTGGACGCTGGACGGGTCGAGTTCGGTGAAGACATAGCCGCGCTCGCGATGGCGCAGCGCATCGGTAATCTCGGTCGGGACGAGGGCGGCGTGAAGGATGTGGCCCGCAACCGGCCGGACACCGGCATAGGTCGCTGCCTCATCGCCATAGCGGACCGTCCACCCGCGTCGCCAACCGGTCGCGATCACCGGCCGGATCTCGCTCTGGATGCCTGAATAGGTGCGCCGGCTGTAGCTGCTGAGCAAGCTGCCATAGCCGATCATGTAGTCCGACACGCGCCTCTCCCTGCCGCAAAAGCAAAACGGCGCGGATTGCTCCGCGCCGTTTCATACTGGATGGCTCAGCGCCTGTGTCCAGCCTGCCTAGCGGCGCGAGCGCCGGGTCGAGCGCGAGGAACGCGACTCTGACGAGCTGCTGTAGGACGCCTGGGCGACCGGGACTTCCTCGGAATAGACCGAATTGTCGACCGGCATCTCGGTCCCATAGAGATAGGTGTTGGCCTGGCTCGACGGGGCCGTCTGGCGCGAGGCCATCGGCTGGACTTCCGAGCTCATCGGCGGGTTGTGGCCCGGGATGTTGATCTCGTTACAGTCCACCAGACGCCATTCCCAGCGCTCTTCCGTGCGCAGCGAGTAACGGGTGATGGTCTGGGTCTCGACCGGGACGACATGGCTGTCGACCGTGGCATGCTGATCGAGGACTTCGACGCGATAGGTGTCGCGTTCCTCGGCGATCGGAATTTCCTCGATGCGGGCTTCCTGGACCAGGACATCGCGCGTGATCTGGGCGTACTCGGCGGGGTGGTTGACCTCGCGGATGGTAGCCGGCTGCACAACGATGTTGCGGGTCACGGTCTGGTATTCGCCGGCTTCCTCGACCAGGCACCAGACTTCACCGGTTTCGCTGTCGAATCGGGTCATCGATGCGCCCGGCACATAGCCCCGGCGCCAGACCATGCGTGGTTCGCGCACGAGGATGGTTTCGGTGACGGTGTCATGGGTGGCCGGGATGACCTCGTATTCGACATAGGCCGGACGAACCTGGACGGTCTCGGTGCGGCTCTCATAGACCGGCTCGTGCACGATGTAGCGCATGCCGGCGTCACGCGAGACATATTCGCGATACTCGTCCCGCAGGCGCGGCGGTGCCACGTCATAGCGCTCATAGGAGTCCTGGGTCGTGACCTGTTCGGAATAGGTGTCGTATTCGGGCGCGACGCGGATGCGCGCATAGCACTCACCTGTTGCAGCCGTGCTCGGCGGATCCGGCGGGAACCATTCGGTGTCACCTGCAAAGGCTGAAGAGGCGCCAAGCAGCACGATGGCGCTTGCGCACAGGAGTTGGTCTTTCATCTTGGATCCCCCTTGGAAACTGTCCCGAGTCGCGCTGGCGAACGCAAACGGATGACAGAGGGTTAACGGAAACGAGGGGTCTCGTTAACCATTATTCCGCCCGTCAGTTCGCTTTCAACCAGCAGGGGAATTTGCCGGCCTGGCATCGCCTCATGGGGTAACGCCGGCGCCCATCATCGCCATCATCATATAGCCGGTCAGCATGGCCGCCCAGGTGCCGACAATATAGCCGACGATGGCCAGCAGGACCCCGACCGGAGCGAGCGAGGGGTGGAAGGCCGTTGCGACAACCGGTGCCGAGGCAGCGCCGCCGATATTCGCCGTCGAGCCAACCGCGATGAAGAAGGTGGGCGCCTTGATTAGCGAGGCGACGGCGAGCAGGAGCGAGATGTGGATGGCCATCCAGATCGATCCGATCAGGAAGAATTCGGTGTTGCGGAAGATCGCCGTGATGTCCATCCGCATGCCGATCGTCGCGACCAGGACATAGATGAAGACCGAGCCGACCTTCATGGACCCGGCACCGGTCAGGCTGCGGGCCTTGGTGAAGGACAGGCTGACCCCGATGATGGTCGCCGACAGCATCAGCCAGAAGAAGCCCGAGGCCATCCCCAGATCCGCCAGGCCCGGCGCATGCGTCGCGACCCAGGGGCCCATGATGTCGGCGATGATGTGGGAGAGGCCCATGGCGCCGAGGCCGAAGGCGAGAATCACCATCAGGTCCTTGAGATCGGGAATCCGGGCATGGGCCTGCTCGAACTCATCGGCCTTGCGGCGCAGCGCATCGACGGCTCCGGTATCCGCCTTGAGCGCGCGATCGATCCGTTTGGCGTTGGCCACGCCGAGCAGAAGGATGGCCAGCCAGATATTGGCGACGATGATGTCGACCGCGATCCAGGCCGAGTAGACCTCGCCGCCGACGCTGAAGAACTCGTACATCGCCGCCTGGTTGGCGCCGCCGCCGATCCAGGACCCGGCGAGGGTCGTCATGCCGCGCCAGACCGCATCCGGCCCGGTCACACCGATGACGTCCGGGAACAGCCAGCTGGCGACCAGCAGGGCGAGCGGGCCGCCGATCATGACGCCGACCGTGCCGGTGAAGAACATGATCAGCGCCTTGGGTCCGAGCCGGAAAGTCGCCGGCAGGTCTGCCGACATGGTCAGCAGGACAAGGGCCGCGGGCAGCAGATAGCGCGAGGCGACGAAATAGGTCTGCGAGGCCTCGGGATCGACGATGTTGAAGAGGTTCAGCAGCGAGGGCAGGAAGTAGCACAGCAGCAGCGGCGGGAAGACGCGGTAGAAGCCGCGGGCCAGCTTGCTGTCGAGACTGGAGGTCCAGAAGACCAGCCCCAGCAGGGCGGCCAGCAGACCCATGATGATGGCGTCATTGCTGAATAGCGGCGCGGCTTCGGCTTCCATGATCGTCCCCTTCGACACTTCGGTCGGCGCGATAGGACGGGTTTTGGGCGCGCGTTGCAAGCCGCGGAATGCAAAACGGCCCGACGTTTCCGCCGGGCCGTTTCGTCAGTTCTGTCCGAACCTTACCAGATCGAGACGCGCTCTTCCGGCGGCAGGTAGAGGTCGTGCTCTTCAGTGATGCCGAAGGCTTCGTACCAACCATCCTGGTTGCGCAGGGCGCCATTGATCCGGTACTGCGCCGGCGAGTGCGGTCCCTGACGCAGCTGACGGACAAGAGCCTGTTCGGTGTACAGGTTCCGCCAGACTTGGCCCCAGGCCATGTAGAAGCGCTGGTCCCCGGTGAAACCGTCGAGCACCGGCGCTTCGCCGCCATGGTCGCGGAGATAGAGCTGGTAGGCCCGGTGGGCCATCGACAGGCCACCGACATCGCCGATGTTCTCGCCAAGCGACAAGCGTCCGTTGACGAATTCGCCCTCGATCGGGGAGAACTCGCTGTACTGGGCCGCCAGCTGATCGGTACGCGCGTCAAAGTTCCCGCGGCTGTCGTCGGTCCACCAGTCACGAAGCACGCCATCGCCATCGGAGCGGCTGCCCTGATCGTCGAAGCCGTGGCCCATTTCATGGCCGATCACGGCACCAATGCCGCCGAAGTTGACCGCCGGATCGGCATAGGGGTCGAAGAACGGACCCTGAAGGATGGCCGCCGGGAAGACGATCTCGTTTGCCGTCGGCGAATAATAGGCGTTCACCGTTTGCGGCGTCATGCCCCATTCCCAATGGCGGATCGGACCGCGCAGGCGGGCCCGGCTATCGGCGCGAGCCCAGGCCGAAATACGCTCGGAATTGCCGAACAGGTCATCCGGGCGGATTTCGATAGAGGAATAGTCCGGCCACTGGTCGGGATAACCGATCTTCGGCGTGAAGTTCTCGAACTTGTCGATCGCTCCGGCGCGCGTCTCTTCGTCCATCCATTCCAGGGTCTCGAGGCGCTCACGCAGGGCCATGCCGAGATAATCGACGAGAACTTCCATCTGCGCCTTGTATTCCGGCGGGAAGTAGCGCTCGACATAGATCTGGCCCAGCGCCATGCCCATGGCTCCGTTCACGTATTGCACGCCACGGGATTCCAGCGGGCGCGGTTCGTCCACGCCCGACAGGGTGCGGTCGTAGAAGTCGAAGGAGCGCTCGTAGAATTCCGGCGTGAGCGACCCGCGATTGCTCGACAGGTAGCGGAAGGTCATCCAGTCCTGCCAGGTTTCCACCGGAACCTCGGTGAACAGGGTGGCGAGGGACTGGATGGCAGTATCCTGACGGATCACCACTTCGGTCTGGTCCGCGAAGTCCAGGGCTTCCATGAAGGCGGTCCAGTTGAAGCCCGGTGCGTCGGCGGCGAGCTGTTCCGTCGTCATCAGGTTGTAGGTCCGGGTCCTGTCACGGCTGTCTTCGCGGGTCCAGTGTACCTCAGCGAAGGCCGTTTCCAGATCGAGGATGCGCTGGGCACGCTCGGCGCCGCCCTCGACACCGATAAAGCCGAACGTATCGCCGATATAGGCGACATAGGCATCGCGGTAGCCCTGGTAGCGCTCGGTGTCTTCGAGGTAGTAGTCGCGGGTCGGCAGGCCGAGGCCACTCTGGCTGACGCCGACGATGTAGCGGTCCGGATTGCCCTGGTCGCGCGTTACGCCCGCACCGAAGATGGAGCTTGTTCCGGGCATGCCCATCAGGGTCGCGATGTCGTCATGGCTGGTGGCGGCGGCGATGCGGTCGATCATCGGCTGGGCCGGCTCAAAACCACGCGCCTGAAGCGTATCCTGGTCCATATACGACGCATAGAGATCGCCGATCTGCTGCAGCGGCTGGCCAGCAGTCGTTTCGGCCGCGACGGCTTCCTCGATGATGCCGTTGATACGCTCTTCCGACAGAAGGAAGAGCTCGGTGAAGGAGCCGAAGCGGGAGAAGCCCTGCGGCATCTCGACCGAGTCAAGCCAGCCACCGTTCACATAGCGGTTGAAATCGTCACCCGGGTGAACCGAACTGTCGACATGCTGGGTCTCGATGCCCCAGCTCCCGAGGCGCGGATCACCGGCAGACGGGTCACCGACCGAGGTCGTTACCGCGCTGGTGCCGGCCTCGTCCTGTGCTGTTGTGTCAGCAATGGGCGCTTCATTCGCAGCCGGGCTGCAAGCGGCCAACAGGGCCAGGCTCGCGCCGGCCAAGAGAAATTTCTTCATTCATACCTCCCCAAAATAGGCAAACCTTCGGGGGGGAAACTAGGGCTTTCCGGCGCTGGCGCAATACTTCCCGGGCATGTGTAACAGCCCTGTAATGAAAACGGCCCGACGTTTCCGCCGGGCCGCTTCATCATCATTCAGGCAAAACCTACCAGATCGAGACACGCTCTTCCGGCGGCAGGTAGAGGTCATTGTCCTCGGTCACGCCGAAGGCCTCGTACCAGACGTCGAGATTTCGCACGACGCCATTGGTGCGGTATTGCGACGGGCTGTGCGGGTCAGTTGCGAGGCGGTTGATCAGATTGTCCTCGCGATAGAGGCGGCGCCAGACCTGGGCCCAGGCCAGGAAGAAGCGCTGCTCACCGGTGAAGCCGTCAATGACCGGGGCCTCGCCATCACAGCAGGAATCGAGATGGTGCTGATAGGCGGTATAGGCCATCTGCAACCCGCCCAGATCGCCGATATTCTCGCCCATCGTGAATTCACCATTCACGAAGCGGCCCTCGACCGGGGAATAGCTCGAATACTGCGCGCCAAGACGGTCAGCGCGCGCCTCGAAGCGCTCATTGGTCTCCTCGCTCCACCAATCACGGATGGATCCGTCATAGTCGAAGCGGCGACCCTGATCGTCGAAGCCGTGGCCGATTTCGTGACCGATGACGGCGCCGATGGCTCCGTAATTCATCGCTGCATCGGCATTGGGATCGAAGAAGGGCGGCTGCAGGATGCCGGCCGGGAAGGTGATCTGGTTCATCAGCGGATTGTAGGACGCGTTGACCGTTTGCGGCGGGTAGGGCCAGGCATCGCGATCGACCGGGCCGGCCAGATCGGCGACCTGCTCGTTCCACTGGAACTCGTTCAGGCGCATCATGTTGCCGAACAGGTCGTCAGCGCGGATCTCGAGGTTCGAATAATCCTGCCACTCGTCCGGATAGCCAATGCGCGGCTCGAAGGTGGAGAGCTTCTGGAGGGCGTTGACGCGGGTTGCGTCGTCCATCCAGTCCAGCGCTTCGAGGCGACCGGCGAAAGCGGTGGTCAGGTTGTTGACCAGCTCTTCCATGGCGGCCTTGGATTCCGGCGGGAAGTGACGGTCGACATAGACCTGGCCGACGGCTTCGCCGAGCTGGCCACCCACCAGGTTGACGCCGCGACGATCGCGCGGGCGCTGGTCTTCGGTCCCGTTCAGCGTGGTGCCGTACATCGCGAAATTGGCGGCATCGAAGGCCTCCGGCAGGGCGCCGGCATTCGAGCGGATGAAGTGGAAGGTCATGTAGTCCTGCCACACATCAACCGGGGTTTCCGCGAAGATGGTGCCGGCCGCTTCGATCGCGCTCGGCTGGGCGACGAGATAGGTCGCTACGCTGTCGAGGCCGAGCTGTTCCATGCCGGCTTCGAAGTTCAGCTGCGGGGCCAGGGCAGACAGCTGGTCCATCGGCATCGGGTTGTAGATTTTCTGGATGTCGCGGCTGTCGGCCTGGGTCCAATGGGTCTCGGCGATGCGCATTTCCAGATCGAAAATGGCCTGGGCCTTGGTCGCACCGTCATCCATGCCGGCGAGGTCGAAGACCTGCTCGATATAGGCGAGGTAGGCATCGCGATAGCGCTGGTTGTCTTCTTCCAGATAGAAGTCGCGGTCGGGCAGGCCGAGACCGCCTTGGCCGACAAAGACCGTGTAGCGGGTCGTATCGGCGGGGTCGGGAATGATGCCGACGCCATAAGGCGACTGGTGATAGATCGTCGCGAACAGCGCGCCGATATCCTCATGGGTCTCGGCCGCAGCGATCTCGTCGAGATAGGGCTGGATCGGGGTCAGGCCGAGCTGGTCGATGGTCGAGGTGTCCATCCAGCTGCCATAGAGGTCGCCGACCTTCTGCTCGATGGTCCCGTTGGCCGCGTCGAGCGCGGCGAGCTCGAGGATGATTTCCTGGACCTGTTCCTCGGCTTCGATCGCGAGCTCGGTGAACATGCCGTAATTGGAGCGGTCGGACGGGATTTCCGTGCGGTCGAGCCAGGCGCCATTGGCGTAGCGGTAGAAGTCATTGCCGGCTGTGACGCTGGTGTCCATGCCGGTCAGGTCGAAACCCCAGGCGCCGATTTCCGGACTGGCGGTTGCGGTTGCGGTGGTTTGTGTCTCGGTCGCAGCCGGGTCGGTCGGTGCCGCCGGCTGGCAGGCCGCCGTGAGCGCCAGGACGGCGGTGCTGAGCAAAAGCTTTTTCATGCGAAAATCCCCTAATTCAGTGTTCAAGACGCAGAAACGCCCCGCATTGAATACAACGCGGGGCGTTTCGACGCCAATTATTCGGCAGGCGAGTGGTCGAGGTGACCGGCCTGCTCGCCATGGGCGAAATCGGTGTCGGTATAGTGGCCGCCGAGCGCCGGCTGTTTCTTGCCCGTCCACACCATCCGGAAGAAGCGGGCGATGTCGACCCCGATCGCATACATGGCCGGGACCAGCAGCAGGGTCAGGAAGAGGGCGAAGATGACGGCGAAGGCCAGAGCCACCACCATCGGCTTCAGGAACTCGGCCTGGGTCGAGCGTTCGGCCATCATCGGGAAGATTCCGAGGAAGGTCGTGACCGAGGTCAGCAGGATCGGACGGAAGCGCTGGACGCCGGCATCGACCAGGGCCTGGAAGGCCCCGACGCCATTGGCCCGCAGGCGGTTGACGAAGTCGAGCAGCACCAGGTTGTCGTTGATCACGACGCCCGCCGCAGCCCCGACCCCGAAATAGGAGAAGAGGGCGATCGGCATGCCGAACATGTAGTGGCCGAAGATTGCCCCGGTCAGCGAGAACGGGATGGCGATCATGATCACGATCGGCTGGAAGTAGGAGCGGAAGGCGATCGCCAGCAGCAGGTACATGGAGATCAGGGCGAACATCAGCAGCACGATGACTTCCGCCATGAATTCGCGCTGCCCCTCGGCCTGGCCGATTTCGTCGCGCGAGACGTGCGGGAAGCGGGCTTCAAACGTGTCCCAATAGTCGTCGTCGAGACTGGCATTGATGTCGCCCCGGGCGGCCGGATCCGACAGCTCGGCGCTGACCGTGATCGTGCGCATGCCGTTGCGCCGATTGATCCGGTTGAGACCCGGCGCAAAATCCGCCTCCGCGACCGTGGTGAGCGGGACTTCCCGTCCGTCCGCCGTGCGGATGCGAATGTCGCGGAAGGTATCCAGCGACCGGCGGGAATCCTCGTCCATGCGGATCATGACGCGAACGTCCTGACCTTCACGCGGCAGGCGCTGGGCCTCTTCGCCGTAGAAGGCCTGGCGGACCTGACGGGTGACGTCAGCGAGGGTCAGGCCGAGCGCCCGGGCATCCGGACGCAGGCGGACCTGCAGTTCGTCGGTCGAGGTCTGCATGGAGTCGATCACGTCATAGAGCGTGTCATAGCTGCGCAGCTGTTCCTTCAGGTCGGCAGCGGCTGCCCGCAATTCGTCCAGGCTCTGACCCGAGAGGGCGAAATTCATCGAATTGCCGCCATCATTGATCGTCGAGTCGAGACGGATTTCCTCGGCATCCGGGATCGGACCCAGGAATTCGCGGATCTTGGCGGCGACTTCCGCCGTCGGCAGGCCGCCGGGACGATCCTCGGGATCGGCCAGGGTGATCCAGGCGCGGATCCGGCCATCGGTGGCCATCGTCGAGCGGCTTTCGATCATGTCGATCTCGCCGGGGAACGCCTCGCGATAGAATTGCAGGGCCTGGTCCTGGGCGCTGTCGAGTTGCTGACGCACCTGTTCGGTCCGGTTCCACGGCGTGCCTTCGGCAAGCTGGATCGTGGTCTGGATCGTCTCATTCTCGATCTGCGGCATGAAGACAGAGCCGACGCGATTGGTCGCCAGCAGGGCAATCGAGATGCCGAAGATCAGGAAGAAGCCGATGAAGGTCGCATAGCGGTTGCGGATGCAGGCCTTGGCCGCCGGGCGGTAGACGTTGCGGGCAAAGGCCAGCAGCGAGTTGGCGATGGCGCGCTGGACCGCGATCAGCGGACCGAAGAAGCCGGTATTGGACTGCGGCTTCATGTGCGACAGGTGGGCCGGCAGGATGAGCAGGGACTCGACCAGCGAGAAGCTCAGGGCGGCGATCACCACCAGCGAGATCTGGCTGGTGAACTGCACTTCCGGACCGGTCAGCAGCATCCAGGGCGAGAACATCATGATGGTGGTGATGACCGCGAAGATGACCGGCTTGGCCACCATCTGGGTGCCGATGACGGCAGCCGTCAGGCCCGGTTCGCCGCGTTCAACCCGGTCGTGAATATTCTCCCCGACCACAATGGCGTCATCGACGACGATACCGATCACGAGCAGGAAGGCGAACAGCGACAGCATGTTCAGCGTCACGCCGAGCATTGGCAGGATCAGGAAGGCGCCGCCAAAGGCAACAAAGATGCCGATGGTCACCCAGAAGGCGACGATGGGGCGCAGGAAGAGGAAGAGGACGATGAGGACCAGCACGCCACCGAACAGGGCCGAGCTGGCGATCGTTTCCATCCGGCCGGTATACTGCTCGGAATTGTCCCACCACAGCGACAAATGGGTGCCGTCGGGCAGTTCCAGACGCTTGCGATCGATATAGTCACGGACCTGCTGGGAGGTGTCGACGACGTCGATATTCGGCGAGGTTTCGACCACGACCAGAACCATCGGCTCGCCATTATAGGTGGCTTCCAGGTTTGAATCGACGAAGCCGTCGGTCACCCGGGCGACATCGCGCACCCGCAGGGTGCCGCCATCAGCGGTCTGGCGGATGATGATGTCCTCGAATTCCGGAGCCGTGTCGGCCAGCTGGCGCGAGGTGATCGGCACTTCGCCGAGCTCGGTGCGGATGGTGCCGGCCGAGGCGTTAAGCGAAGTGGAGCGGACGGCGCGGACGATCTCGTCGAAGGTCAGGTCATAGCGGCGCAGGGTCTCCTCGGAGACCTCGATCGAGACTTCCTCGTCGCGCGTCGCCCACATGTTGACGATGGAGGCACCGGGAAGCTGGGCCACCTCGTCGCGGATTTCCCGGGCGATGGCTTGCAGGTCCCGGCGTTCGGCGGCGCCGTGAACGGCGAAACCAACGACCTGGTCCTGGGACCGCCAGGGCGTGACGACGGGGCGGAAGGCCGATTGCGGGAGGTTGTTGACCGAGTCGACTTCCAGCTTGATGGCGTCAATGAACTCGCCGACATCGACCGAGCGCTTGCCCTCGATATTGACGAAGCCGCCGCCTTCACGTGCGGTCGAGGTGATGGTCTCGATGCCATCCATGTCCGCGAGGGCTTCCTCGATGCGGACGATGATCTGTTCCTCGACTTCCTGCGGCGAAGCACCGGGCCAGGCCACCGAAACGCTGGCGCCGTTGACCGAGACGGTCGGGAAGACCTCCCGGTTCAGCGACTTGTAGCCCATGAACCCGCCGATGACGGCGATGATCATGACCAGGTTGGCGGCGACGGAATTGCGCGCCCACCAGCCGATAATACCGCCCCGCGGGGCCTCGTCATGTGTGGTGTTCGGATCGGTCATCGCCGTCTCCCTTCGTCAGCGCGGTGCGCTTAGCCGTTGCTCGCGACAGCACCGCTGTCGGCGTCGCCGGTTTCGGTTTCAGCCAGGCCCTCGGCCGGTTCTTCATCATAGGTCGCCGAATAGGCCGCCATCATCTCGCCGCTCTGGGCGAAGGTCTGGATGCGCATGCCATCATTGGCGCCACGGATCGGTGAGGTGACCACCAGTTCGCCACGCTCGACGCCCGAGGAGACGACGACGCGGTCGGAATTGGAGTCGATCACGTGGACCGTCCGGACCGAGAGCGTGCCGCCTTCTTCAGCGACATAGACATTGTCCTGACCACGCAGGGCAGAGCGGGGCAGAATGTAGGCGTTCTCGACATCGCGTCCTGTGATGCTGGCGGTCACGAACAGGCCGACAGCCAGCGGCACGCCATTGGCAGCGCCGGCACCGTAGGGATCGGTCACCTCGGCGATGGCATAGAGAACACGGGTCTGCGGATCGATGGCGCTGTCGGTGCGGATGATCCGGCCCTGCCAGGTGTGCTGGCGGTCAGCGAGCGTTGCCGTCAGCTGCACGGGCATGCCTTCACCTTCGCCACCGGCGTTATAGGCGATCGGAATACCCAGCAGGCCGAGTTCATGGTCGGTCAGCGGCAGGCGCACCAGGATGGCATCGGTCGAGAAGACCTCACCCATCGGCGTGCCCGGCGAGACATATTGGCCGAGACCGATATTCTGGCTGCGCACGCGGCCGCTGAACGGTGCCGAAATGCGGGTCCGCTGCAGGTCGAGGCGAGCCGACTGGAGCGAGGCTTCAGCGGCAGCCAGCTGGGCGCGGGCTTCGGCCATTTGCGGCTCGCGCAGGGTCAGCGAGGAGGCTTCCCCGTCACCCAGCACGGCCCATTCGCTGGCGGCCAGTTCGGATTCGGCCTGCTCGCGGATCAGCGCCTGTTGGGCCTGGGCGACCTGGGCCGAAGCGCGGGTGACGGCGAGCCGGTAGTCGGCATCGTCGATCTGAACGAGGGTTTCTCCGGCCTCGAAGAAACCGCCCTCGATGAAGTCCGGGTTCACATAGGTGATCCGGCCGGCCACTTGCGGGACCAGATTGATCTGGGTGCGCGGCCGGGCCTCGCCTTGCGACGAGACCTGCAAGGCAATTGTTTCCAGCTGGGCTGCGTCGACAAAGACCGCGACCGGGCGAGGCGCCGCATTGGCGCGGTCGGGTTCTTCCTGTGTGGCGAAGAGGCCGAAGATGACGACCAGTCCGGCGGCGGCAACAACGCCGATGATCACGAAGCGTCCGATGAGCTTACCCATGATTATTCTCCTGTCTGCGCGGCCGGGTCTGCGGACTGGGCCGCGGAGAAATCGCCGGCGAGGGCGAGGTAAAGATCGACACGATTGGTCGCGCGTTCGCGACGTGCCGAGATGTACTGGCTTTCAGCGCTGATCCGCCGCGACTGGGCGGTCAGCAGTTCAAAGATGGTCGATACGCCGCGGGCGTACTCGCGGACCACAAGGTCTTCGGCAGCGGCCGCTTCTTCATAGGCCTGGCGCAGGCTCTCGACCCGACGGGCGAGAATAACGTCGGCATGGATGGCGTTCTCCGCTTCCTGCCAGGCGGTCAGGACCGTCGCGACATAGCTCGCAACCAGCCCTTCGGCATTGGCATAGACCTGGTCACGCTGGGCCAGCAGGCTGCCACCGTCGAAAATCGGGGCGACGAGCGAGGCGGTCAGGCTGGAGACCAGCGTGTCCAGGTCGAACATGTCCGAGACGTCGAGGCCGCCCGTGCCGGAGGATCCGCGCAGGGACAGGCTCGGGATGAGAGCCTTGGCTGCGGCTTGCGATTGCAGGCCGGCGGCGTCGAGGCGGTCTTCCGCGGCACGCACGTCGGGGCGACGGGCGAGCAGGTCGACCGGCGTGCCAAGGCCGCCGAGGGCGTCAAAGCTCGGGAAGTCGGTTCCGGGTGTCAGGGTCGCAGCCGGATAGCGCCCGAGAAGGGTCTCGAGGCTGCGGGCCGAGGCCGATTCCGCGCGCTGGCGGGAGGCGAGGGCCGCTTCCGAGGAGGCCAGGGCGCTGCGCGCCGTGCGGACATCGGAACTGCGTACCAGGCCGCGGGCGAAGCGACGTTCGGTCAGGTCGAGCGAGCGCTGGCGGGTTGCGACGTCGCGCTCGGCGAGCTCGGTCTGCAGGCGGGACTCGATGAGCGAGAACCATCCCTTGGCGACCAGGCCGGCGATCGAGAGCTGTGTGGCGCGAAGGTCTTCCGCTGCCGCCTCGGCGTTCAGGCCGCTGGCGCGGGCATTGTCGCGCAGGGCGCCCCAGAGGTCGGTTTCCCAGGACGCGGAAAGTCCGAGACCGTAGCTGTTCGAGCCCGAGCCGACATTCGGCTCGGTGCGCTGGTAGCTGGCGCTGCCGTCAAGCTGGGGCAGGTAGCGCGCACCGCTGATACGGGCCGCGGCCAGGGCACCATGATAGCGCGCCAGTGACTGGTTGAGGGTTGGATTGCCGGCGAAGGCCTCGTCGATCAGGGCGGTCAGGCGGTCATCCTGCATGGATGCGACCCAGTCCCGCGCCAGCTCGGCTCCGGC
This window contains:
- a CDS encoding M13 family metallopeptidase; protein product: MKKFLLAGASLALLAACSPAANEAPIADTTAQDEAGTSAVTTSVGDPSAGDPRLGSWGIETQHVDSSVHPGDDFNRYVNGGWLDSVEMPQGFSRFGSFTELFLLSEERINGIIEEAVAAETTAGQPLQQIGDLYASYMDQDTLQARGFEPAQPMIDRIAAATSHDDIATLMGMPGTSSIFGAGVTRDQGNPDRYIVGVSQSGLGLPTRDYYLEDTERYQGYRDAYVAYIGDTFGFIGVEGGAERAQRILDLETAFAEVHWTREDSRDRTRTYNLMTTEQLAADAPGFNWTAFMEALDFADQTEVVIRQDTAIQSLATLFTEVPVETWQDWMTFRYLSSNRGSLTPEFYERSFDFYDRTLSGVDEPRPLESRGVQYVNGAMGMALGQIYVERYFPPEYKAQMEVLVDYLGMALRERLETLEWMDEETRAGAIDKFENFTPKIGYPDQWPDYSSIEIRPDDLFGNSERISAWARADSRARLRGPIRHWEWGMTPQTVNAYYSPTANEIVFPAAILQGPFFDPYADPAVNFGGIGAVIGHEMGHGFDDQGSRSDGDGVLRDWWTDDSRGNFDARTDQLAAQYSEFSPIEGEFVNGRLSLGENIGDVGGLSMAHRAYQLYLRDHGGEAPVLDGFTGDQRFYMAWGQVWRNLYTEQALVRQLRQGPHSPAQYRINGALRNQDGWYEAFGITEEHDLYLPPEERVSIW
- a CDS encoding M13 family metallopeptidase, producing MKKLLLSTAVLALTAACQPAAPTDPAATETQTTATATASPEIGAWGFDLTGMDTSVTAGNDFYRYANGAWLDRTEIPSDRSNYGMFTELAIEAEEQVQEIILELAALDAANGTIEQKVGDLYGSWMDTSTIDQLGLTPIQPYLDEIAAAETHEDIGALFATIYHQSPYGVGIIPDPADTTRYTVFVGQGGLGLPDRDFYLEEDNQRYRDAYLAYIEQVFDLAGMDDGATKAQAIFDLEMRIAETHWTQADSRDIQKIYNPMPMDQLSALAPQLNFEAGMEQLGLDSVATYLVAQPSAIEAAGTIFAETPVDVWQDYMTFHFIRSNAGALPEAFDAANFAMYGTTLNGTEDQRPRDRRGVNLVGGQLGEAVGQVYVDRHFPPESKAAMEELVNNLTTAFAGRLEALDWMDDATRVNALQKLSTFEPRIGYPDEWQDYSNLEIRADDLFGNMMRLNEFQWNEQVADLAGPVDRDAWPYPPQTVNASYNPLMNQITFPAGILQPPFFDPNADAAMNYGAIGAVIGHEIGHGFDDQGRRFDYDGSIRDWWSEETNERFEARADRLGAQYSSYSPVEGRFVNGEFTMGENIGDLGGLQMAYTAYQHHLDSCCDGEAPVIDGFTGEQRFFLAWAQVWRRLYREDNLINRLATDPHSPSQYRTNGVVRNLDVWYEAFGVTEDNDLYLPPEERVSIW
- a CDS encoding DUF819 domain-containing protein, whose product is MEAEAAPLFSNDAIIMGLLAALLGLVFWTSSLDSKLARGFYRVFPPLLLCYFLPSLLNLFNIVDPEASQTYFVASRYLLPAALVLLTMSADLPATFRLGPKALIMFFTGTVGVMIGGPLALLVASWLFPDVIGVTGPDAVWRGMTTLAGSWIGGGANQAAMYEFFSVGGEVYSAWIAVDIIVANIWLAILLLGVANAKRIDRALKADTGAVDALRRKADEFEQAHARIPDLKDLMVILAFGLGAMGLSHIIADIMGPWVATHAPGLADLGMASGFFWLMLSATIIGVSLSFTKARSLTGAGSMKVGSVFIYVLVATIGMRMDITAIFRNTEFFLIGSIWMAIHISLLLAVASLIKAPTFFIAVGSTANIGGAASAPVVATAFHPSLAPVGVLLAIVGYIVGTWAAMLTGYMMMAMMGAGVTP